TCTGACCGCTGATACCACTTCCCTGAAGAAAGGTATCGACTCGGGTATCACCAAAGCGGTTTCGGACGAGTTCACGCAATTCCTTACTACAGAAGATTATCGGATATTGATTGTTACCGACAAAGACACCACAAAATCATACGACCGCTTCGACCAGATGCCGTCTGAGATCGAACTGCCCGAAGGTGCTTACACCCTGGTTGCCTCCAAAGGGAACAATCTCCCTGCTGAATTTGAGAATCCTTATTTCGAGGGGAGTACTGCCTTTACCGTAAAAGAGGGGATGAGTACGCCGCTGGAGGTGACGGCGACATTGGGGAATGCACGGATCACGGCTGAATATACCGATGATTTTAAGGAAGCATATTCCGATTATACCGTTTTGCTGAGTTCTTCGTATACGACGGCTGATTTAGAGATTGTCAAAGGCGAAACGCGTCCGGCATATATGCAGGTGGACAAGGACGGAACGAATATCGCTATCGGTATCAAACTGAAGAAAATAACTGAAGAGACGGAGAAAACATATTACGTACCGACTGCATTGAAGCTGGAACGCCGGCAGAATGTCCGTCTGGTGTTCAAGACGGATGGAGAAGCGCTGGATGGAATCGGGCTGGACATTGTATTGGATGATACGATGGAGGAAGTGACGATGACGACGGAGATTCCGGATTTTATGTGGAAGCCGTTTAAGGAGCCGACGCTGACGGCTATAGAGTTTGCCGATGGAGATGAGTTCGAGTTTCGATCAGGACTGTTTGAAGAGAATCCTTATATCGGGATAAATATGGCAGGTGGTATAGGTTCTCTGAATATCAAATATTGGAAGGATGGAGAAGATGAAGAGGATGCAACGATCTATAATCTTGCCACTGATGCAGGAGTAAAAGCGGCCAAAGAAAACCATTATACCTGGACAGTCGGTGAAGAAACCGATGTCAATATGTCCAAGAAAAAAGCGAGCGTGCTTTATTTGAAAGAAGGTCTGAACAGTTTGCCTTCTTCTGATAAAGACTCATATATTTACCATTATAAGATTTATGGAACGGATGCTACCGGAAAGGCTAAAGAGTCGAATGTTATAACTTTTGATGCAAAAGTATTGCCGGCTGAGGCTCCGCAGATAATAGCAAAGCCTGATGACGAAAAGTTTGAAATAGTAGAGGGTGATGAACTGGCGGCTGATTGGATGTTGTCATTTACGGCTACCGGTTTGATCGATGAAGAACAAACGAAGGTCGTTGTGAATGATGGAACATCAAATGTTGAATATGCCTTTATGTCAGAGGCTGGAAGAGAAGCATTAAAGCAAGCTTTGGGTGTAGAAACAGAGATTACAAATAGTGCAAATGCGGTACTTGCTTTCCCTAAATCTTTTACAACTCTATTAAAAGCTCCGGAAACAGGTAGTAAGGATTATACGTTTACGTTCTATTTGAAAGATAAGAAGAATAAAGAAGATAAGTTGACAAAAATAGTAACGGTACATGTACCTGAGCTTACATTGGAGACGACGGAAAATGATGCGTTTGCTAAACGTATTGTGTTGCGAGCGAAATTGGCAGAACAAGCAAATGTGAAGCATTTGAGTTTCCAATATAAATCGGTTAGTTCGAGTTGGTTATCAGTTACGTCATCTGGATTGAAACCTGACGGAGATGCCGTTGACGGATTTGTTCAGTATGTAGATACATTGAAAGGCTTGGAAGCTTCATCGTTATATTCAGTTAGGGCGGTTTATAATTTGAATTCTTCTTATGAGCGTTTTACTGATAGTAAAGATTTGATGACAGAAAAGATGCAAGGATTCAGTAATGGCAAGTTAATTGATCCGTTGGAAGATTGGAGTATTAAACCTGATAATAATCAATCAACTTTGCCTGGATATGATACGGAGATAAAATTTGCGATTGCAGATTTGACATCAAGTGTCGGACCTCTTGCTGAACCTTATCGTTGCTGGGAAATTTGGCAATTAGCATCAGATTGGAATACTCTTAATGAGCTTACAACTTCGAGTGGTGAAACTAAAAATGATGGAATAAAGATAGGGGATGCAACCGGTAATAAGAAATGGACACGTTATGTTGCAAACTCAGGAACAATAAAGTCAGATGCCGGTTTTTCCGGTAATGCAGCCCTGATTCGTACGGTAGGTTGGGGAATAGGTTCTGCGGCAGCTTTCGATTTAGGATTCACACAAATTGGAGCTAAAGTTGAAAATAGCACACCTGGTGAACTATATCTTGGCTCTTACAATGGAGGTGCACAATATGGTATACCTTTTACTTCTCGTCCTACAGGTTTTGCATTTTATTACAAATATGAAAATCTAATGAAGTCCAGTGATACATTTACTGCAGAGATCGTAGTTAAAGATGAAAAGGAGAATGATATTGTTGTAAAAACGTTTACTTCTTCGGAAGTTACTAGCGATTGGAAGAGACAAGTTGTCTATTTGGATTATAAGCAAGGTGCAGCGAAAGCAGGAACTATGTTTATACGTTTTGTCTCAGGTCAAGCTGGTGATTATGGAGTCTCAGATTTTCCAGTGAAACCTAATGCCCAAAATGTCAGCAACGGCGAGTACACAGGCAGTAATTTATACATTGACAACGTCGAACTAATATACGAATAATCAAAATATGAAAAAGATATTATTATACACCTTACTATTCCCTCTTTTCACCGCTTTTACATCCTGCGGTGAAGATGCGGAAATGAACCGATCGTCTTATGTCGATGGTACAGGTGGATTGAGTTTAAAGAATAACACTCCTACGCAGATCACTATTCCGGTGATTACGAAGAGTGCGGACTTTACCGATATAGAGGCAGATAATTTTTATGTCGGAATCCTGGATGAGAATGGTGCGGCAGTGAAAGAGTTCGATACTTTCACTGATATGAAGGCCGCCGGTCTTCCGTTGATTCTTCCTTGTGGAGATTATTCAGCGATTGCCAGTTCCTATAAATTGGGAGAAACGAAAGTCTCCGACAAGCCTTATTTTGTAGAACAGCAGGAGTTTGTTATTGAAGAAAAGACAACGACTAATGTGGCTTTGAAATGTACGTTTCAGAGTATCGGTGTCGAATTGGCTCTCTCCGAACAATTCAAAAAGAAGCTGGAAGAACAGCCGAATAACTACGATTACGAAGTGAAAGTATCTAACGGGGTAGCCGACTGGACGTTCTCGAAAGAAAAGACGGATGTAGGTTATTTCATAGACGCTTGCGATGAATTAGTGGTAAAGGTAAAAGTCCGTTTGGGTGATGATAAGTGGTATCCCGAACGTACTTATCGTGTAAAGAATGATGATAATAATCCGGCTACTTCTCCGAAGTTAGGCGAATATTATATCATTAATCTGGATGCAGGTGAAACCCCTGAAAAACTATCCTTACGAACAGTAACGCTTATTGATCAGGAATAAAATGAAATACATACGTATACTTACAATTGTTTTGTTTCTTCTTCCTTTTCTTTTTTCATGCGAAATGAAGAAAGACCTGTTGGGAGGAAAAGATTCGGATAAAGAAACTCCCTCATATGAAAATGTGGGTCTGCTGGATCTGGAAGTAAAGGCAGAGAAAGAAGCGAAAGCTCCTAATACAAAGGGGGATGATGATGGGGAAGAGGATTTGTTGAATCCGGATAATTTCTCTATAACTATTGCCGACAGTTTGGGTGAAACGGTAAAATATTATGAATCGTATGCCGCTATGAGAGATGAAGGCGGTTTGTTGTTGCCTGTCGGTACATATTCCGTTCGGGCAGCTATGGGATCGGACCTGAATGCCGGTTTCAACTCTCCTTATTATGCAGGTGATACGGTTTGTAAGGTTACTGAAAAAGAGGTGGCAAAGGTGGTTACTCAATGTAACCTTCAGAATAAAAAGGTACAGTTTGCTTGCTCGGACGAGTTTTATTCACAGTTTAAAGAAGATTATTCCATCGTTATCGATAATGGTGTCGGTGTGCTAACACTCAAGAAAGATGAAGCCCGTATTGCTTACCTGAAGAATACAGGTACATTACGTTTTACCATGTATGCTACTACGCACGATAATACCGTACATACGTATTCGCATGACTTTTCGAAAGATGATCAGATATTGAATCATAACAATGTACTGATCGAATTGGGTACAGTTCCGACTGTGCCGGATGGTGATCCTGATCATGGAGGAGGTGGTGACGATTCGGAAGAACCGGAAGAACCCGATGATCCGGACGATCCCGATGACGGTGATGACTCCAATGTACCGGATGTCCCTGTGAATGCACCTGTTCTCAAAGTCGATGTGTCTTTGATCGAGAAGGATTATATCATTGAAGTACCGTCTCATTTTGAGGAATCGGATAAGCCGGATAATGGAGGTGATGATAATAATGGTGGCGATGATAATAAAGGGGATGACGATGTTCAAAAGAAGATCGCGATTACCGGAACGTTGAATGGCAAGTCATTTGATTTAGGTAAAACGCAGACGGTGACAAGTAGTTCTAAAGTTGTTATTAACTTGTATCTTCCTACCGGTTTGGCAGGTTTGGATGTGGATGTATCGATAGGTTCTGATATTAATCTGTCATTGGATTTGCTGGATGC
This is a stretch of genomic DNA from Parabacteroides chongii. It encodes these proteins:
- a CDS encoding DUF4493 domain-containing protein; amino-acid sequence: MKRRHSSARAMALFTYISVLILSLSACDEEGHSSKSGKLRLSLTADTTSLKKGIDSGITKAVSDEFTQFLTTEDYRILIVTDKDTTKSYDRFDQMPSEIELPEGAYTLVASKGNNLPAEFENPYFEGSTAFTVKEGMSTPLEVTATLGNARITAEYTDDFKEAYSDYTVLLSSSYTTADLEIVKGETRPAYMQVDKDGTNIAIGIKLKKITEETEKTYYVPTALKLERRQNVRLVFKTDGEALDGIGLDIVLDDTMEEVTMTTEIPDFMWKPFKEPTLTAIEFADGDEFEFRSGLFEENPYIGINMAGGIGSLNIKYWKDGEDEEDATIYNLATDAGVKAAKENHYTWTVGEETDVNMSKKKASVLYLKEGLNSLPSSDKDSYIYHYKIYGTDATGKAKESNVITFDAKVLPAEAPQIIAKPDDEKFEIVEGDELAADWMLSFTATGLIDEEQTKVVVNDGTSNVEYAFMSEAGREALKQALGVETEITNSANAVLAFPKSFTTLLKAPETGSKDYTFTFYLKDKKNKEDKLTKIVTVHVPELTLETTENDAFAKRIVLRAKLAEQANVKHLSFQYKSVSSSWLSVTSSGLKPDGDAVDGFVQYVDTLKGLEASSLYSVRAVYNLNSSYERFTDSKDLMTEKMQGFSNGKLIDPLEDWSIKPDNNQSTLPGYDTEIKFAIADLTSSVGPLAEPYRCWEIWQLASDWNTLNELTTSSGETKNDGIKIGDATGNKKWTRYVANSGTIKSDAGFSGNAALIRTVGWGIGSAAAFDLGFTQIGAKVENSTPGELYLGSYNGGAQYGIPFTSRPTGFAFYYKYENLMKSSDTFTAEIVVKDEKENDIVVKTFTSSEVTSDWKRQVVYLDYKQGAAKAGTMFIRFVSGQAGDYGVSDFPVKPNAQNVSNGEYTGSNLYIDNVELIYE
- a CDS encoding DUF4493 domain-containing protein, with protein sequence MKKILLYTLLFPLFTAFTSCGEDAEMNRSSYVDGTGGLSLKNNTPTQITIPVITKSADFTDIEADNFYVGILDENGAAVKEFDTFTDMKAAGLPLILPCGDYSAIASSYKLGETKVSDKPYFVEQQEFVIEEKTTTNVALKCTFQSIGVELALSEQFKKKLEEQPNNYDYEVKVSNGVADWTFSKEKTDVGYFIDACDELVVKVKVRLGDDKWYPERTYRVKNDDNNPATSPKLGEYYIINLDAGETPEKLSLRTVTLIDQE
- a CDS encoding DUF4493 domain-containing protein, translated to MKKDLLGGKDSDKETPSYENVGLLDLEVKAEKEAKAPNTKGDDDGEEDLLNPDNFSITIADSLGETVKYYESYAAMRDEGGLLLPVGTYSVRAAMGSDLNAGFNSPYYAGDTVCKVTEKEVAKVVTQCNLQNKKVQFACSDEFYSQFKEDYSIVIDNGVGVLTLKKDEARIAYLKNTGTLRFTMYATTHDNTVHTYSHDFSKDDQILNHNNVLIELGTVPTVPDGDPDHGGGGDDSEEPEEPDDPDDPDDGDDSNVPDVPVNAPVLKVDVSLIEKDYIIEVPSHFEESDKPDNGGDDNNGGDDNKGDDDVQKKIAITGTLNGKSFDLGKTQTVTSSSKVVINLYLPTGLAGLDVDVSIGSDINLSLDLLDAASIAEVNGLLSEMGKTLVVPSKGEKGNLKFDISPFMEMMDKSNSFNIKLKDKNGESTSAVIKLSKK